GTGTGtgtagcagccttccctaacctggtgccctctatatGTACAGGACTACAGCTCCTGTCATCTTCCAATCAGTATGGACAAAAGTAATTATTCAGATGCAGGGTGGCTTTTTCAACTAACATATTGACCccatttagacaacacactaaaccagaggttcccaaactttttcaggtaaccgcccccttggttccacaaactcatgcccagtgccccctgcgcgcggcccctttaaatgggaagcacccgctgcaggcttgccaaggaagggagagaaaagagagcgaacgcctctgttttgcagccggcgtggcagggcacaccaagcagggtatgtctcttcattcgcgtttgggtgcttttgaaacatttcaattcactgttaaaaggactcttcttaaatggtataaatacatgtgtggattctcttcccctatatggcttgggaccaaactaccttctcccataaaaatgtccctgggttttaagaccttctggagaggcgcttcttggaaaagaccacctcgagtgcccccctgcctcccctttgcctattagtgcccccctgccacccccttgccccttaatgccccccctatgcaatcccaccgcccccaagggggcagtaccactcACTTTGTGAACCactgcgctaaaccatgctgcttaaccacaaaatggttaacggaatgcattaaccttattGAGTTGATGCTAAGGTGGTACTAACTGTAAGTAATAGGTGTCATTTGTTAACAGTTTACTAGTAGAACTGTAGATGCCAACAGCAGGAAACATGGATTATTTGCTTATACAATCATTCAAATGTTTGTTTTTGTCATGCTGAACAAAGTTTACAGGGCAATAAAATAACCACAGCAAATCACAACCCTTTATACAAAACAAATACAACAGAGAGTTTAAAATGATTGACCAAGACATGCTTTCTTCTATGTCTCCCTGCAGGAATTGTTTCAATTATGACCCTCACGGTCCTGGCTTATGAACGTTACATTAGAGTAGTGCATGCAAGAGTGATTGATTTCTCGTGGTCTTGGCGGGCGATCACGTACATCTGGCTTTATTCCTTAGCCTGGACTGGAGCACCTCTTCTCGGCTGGAACCACTACACGCTAGAAATACATGGATTAGGTTGTTCAGTGGACTGGAGGTCAAAAGAGCCCAATGATtcttcctttgtcctctttttctttctcggTTGTCTTGTGGCACCAGTTGGAATCATGGCCTACTGCTATGGACATATTCTTTATGCGATACGAATGGTGAGTTGATTAAATCAATTGCTTCAAATTGGCAAGTGTAGCTTGGATTGCTGAAGAGCCATcaaaatgtgctttatgtgggtaAGATGACTGTATACTTGTTTTCCTAACTTGCTTTACTTTTTTTGACCACATTCTCCCTGTCACATTTTAGTCCCTGTTGTACGTGAGAGCAAAATATAACTGCTGAATTTGATATCCTTGATTTgaaggaaacctttttttttttgtaaacacaaatattatggcttttggattttttttttctgctaCAGTACACAGTGTTACTCTCCTAAAGGGGAATGGAACAAATCATTGAGCTGTGAATAATGCTGAGGTTTGGGTTGGCTGCACTGAATGATCTTTATTTCCAGCATGCATTGTGGCATGGTAAAAATCAGTAATGCTCAGTGAGCAGTAAATAAAGATTCCAAGAAAGACTTAAGGATCACAAATCAATGAAAATGCATTTAAAGTAAGACTGTAATACTAAACATATTTAcaaaggagtaagtcccattgtggtATTTGCATCTGAGTAAACGTGCTTAAGATCACATTAACAAATAAGGCAGTGATGTCACTAAATATAGAGAAGAATCTATTTGTAGTTCTGAATTTTCCACAGTATCTCATTGACCCCAGTATATTTATAcattatatattattttcaaagtgtttttaaaaCGTGGGGAAAGGTTGCTCTCAGGCAGTGTTGTTCAAACTGAAGGTCAGGACCCACCAGTGGGGCTCAGCCACCTTCAGGTGGGTCTCAGGGATACAGACGGCCCAGTACCTCTGCCATGGCCACATCATGCATGATAGGTTGTGACAGCAGGAGTTGGTTAGAGAGCAAGGCTAGTATTTTTtagtaaaaaatttttttaaaaaaaacccctggcAATAAAGAGGAAGGAGATAAGAAAGAGAAGCTGTTATAGGAAGAAGTAaatataaaagcagcaggagggatGGATGGCAAGAAACTGGAAGTTGGAGATAGGGCCCAAAATAAAGTGTGAAagaagaaggggagaaggaaTGATAGGGATTTGGGTAAAAAGACTGAGACGTATGGGGGATGGGCGGGGAgggaaaacaatataaaataaacactTTTCTTTACTTAGAGCAGAGGTCCAATTCTTTTTGGGAcaatggacacatttggaatgttgagtgtCGTGGGCactcacacaaaatggctgccatggtgaggcTTCCTCATTCATAAAATcactgccatggtgggcatggtcaGTCACAAAACAATCACTGCAAACTGATGAGACTAGCAGAGAAGTAACTAGCTCAATAATctcagtacaaagcagaggttgggctgtgagctccaaaatacaaaagatTTTGGGTTCAAAATCTTGAACCCAAAGAAAGATTTTTGTACCCAAATAAAGGGAAGCACTTTGTCTGCAACAAGGCCATCtaccagttaaaaataaaataaaaataatcttggAAACCCAGACATTGAATTTCTGGAACAGCAAATTTATCCTAACAGGTTAAAACAACAGGAATTGTCCTTATGAAATAATTTAGTTTTTCCAGTGATTTCTTAAACTGGTGGTTCCTGAACAAAAatggctaacaaaataaaaacagagcctTTTGGTACCTTAGTCTTAAGGGTTGCATCCAGTCATCCTCAGAGCAGccgcattgaaatcagtggaacctCTCTTAAGTATGACTGGATCCAAGCCTAATATTTATTCTGGCTTGCGTCTTCATGAACTAGAGTTTGAATCATATTAAGCATGTTACTCTTTAAGGTCCCATGAAGCTCTTCGTTACTTTTTCCTGCAACATACTATGCTTATCTTAGATCAGGTTGCAGAACCTCCACTCCAGGGGCTAATTCTGGTCCTCCAAGAGTTCCAATCTGCCCCTCTGGGGTGCACCAGAAAGCAATGCCCCTCTTCCCTTGACCCCACCCGCTTCCCCTGACCCCCAACCATCGATCGTTTTGTTGTTTCCTGGCTTGTATTCAGTTGTCACCCcaccctaaaaggttgaaatgcctttcctaaggcttagttacaggcagtaagcgctttaagctaaaatatactagtatttggggggggggcttttgcctttgcctcacccaccactggaatgcaggcctCAAGAGTccctctaaaatggaatttggccctcagcctaaAAGAGGTTCTGTGCCCCTGTCTTAGATGATCAGACTTCAGATTAGTTCAGCCAGTGGTACGGATGTGCTGAGAAGGGTTCCATTGGGACTTGTGATACCACAAGGGCCAAACATCAGGTGGTGGGAAGGATCATGACTTAATTCTTTAAAGAGAGATGATTAGCTGAAGTGCTGTTTGATGCGTTTCAATcactttcttttattttcagctTCGTTGCGTTCAAGACTTACAGGCCATCCAAGTGGTCAAAATCCTAAGATACGAGAAGAAAGTGgcgaaaatgtgttttttaatgaTAACCACATTTCTGATTTGTTGGATGCCTTATGCTATGGTCTCTCTTCTAATAGCCTATGGGTATGGTCACATTATCACTCCAACCGTGGCTATCATCCCCTCTTTTTTTGCCAAATCAAGCACTGCCTACAATCCAGTCATCTATATTTTCATGAGCAGAAAGGTAAGCCATTTAAAAGAGCATCTTATTCATTGTGCAGTACAGAGACTCTTTCTCCCAAATGGAGCACAGGCAAAACTTACACATTgtctaggttcacacaacatgctaacccataatagtttattttctggaacaacccatgatgggttagcatgctTTCTGTGGGGTGTGTCCCGTCCCTGTCCTCCCgcatggtgggttatttcccccagataagccactctgataacccacagttctcagtaagggttattttacttatggttggttagcatgttgtctgtcacGCAGTGGGGATAATGGAGATCCCTTAGAGAGCTGCTCGGCAAGAACGGCCAAAAATGCTGCCGCCATGCTGCTCCTCTCAAACGATTTCTATTCCCACTGCAGAGGAAGCTGGGATAGCTGCCTGGCTTGGCAGGAGGACTGCAGGATGAGGAGAAGCGAGAGGTgggtgaaataaactactctgcaTAGCTTATTTGCCTGATCATCTGACAGGAGCACAATAGGTTGTTGATACAACCACCTACCCAGCTTAGattgccacccaccatgggttagcgtggtGTGTGATCCCAGCCGTTATCTCCCAAGTGTGTGTTCTCATTTAGTGGTAGGACAGGAGGCAAGAAAGGGTTTGCTCTTCCTCAGAGATGGGGCTCAAGGCCAGCCGAACTTCTATGGAAAATGGGACCCACAAGACTTAGGCAGGATGTTGAGTTTTTGTACTGGAGGCATTTATTGAGCACTCATGATTTTTAGTCATGAtggtttatgggttctttagatgacattgtgatcctccagttttgattCTGTTTTTGTAAGAGCACTtccctgtttgtttttttagagcagagtaAATGCCCTGTAAAGCAAACGTAGAAGAAAATACACTCTCTGAATTGCACCACCCCTCAACATTAACGAATATTGTTTCCACAATATAGATACTTACTAAATCAAGTTCACTTGTTTATTATAGCTGTGTTatgatggggttttttttcttgtgCTGGCAGTGTTAAGATCAGATTTATAGGTTTCTTTGGCGCCATAAACTGCCTCTTTCATGACTGTTCCTCATCTTGAGTACTCCTTTGAATGAACTTAGACAAGACTTAGTGAAATTGATAATGTGAGGTCATTAGCTTCcaggaataattttttaaaaatatcctaaaaggcATAAGACAGACTGCCTGAGTCCAGCATGGGTTATGGATGGGATAGAAATTCATTTAGTTAATGCGAAactacctaattcacacttcctgaaccaatACATAAACTTAAATGCAGTTATCTTTTGCTATTTAcaattttccaaattttgcaatgcagttctcggATCAAAAAATTAATACGTAAGTGTGTTTATTAGGGTACAGCGTgcacagaaatgtgcatattagtgaaaatgttcagaaatgcaTTATATCAGGGGAAATTGATGGCAAGaatgcacatattaggagaaatgcacatgagAATGCAGACAGATTTCTGTGCGGAATtctaaaacaaaatgcaaactgatgtgggaatgggatggaatggatttaggaTTGGGGtcatgagaaactgagagaaactgaatttGATAGATTCGTCCATCCCTAGTGGTGATATATTCATGGGAATAGCCCAAAAGGAAAGACAACCCCAACTGACAAGTCTTGCAGCTCTGAAATCTACATCTAGCTGTATTTCATGCTGTGCTTCCCTGGCCTTTCCGAGGGCAGCTGGCCAATCCAGCATTGAAGGGAAAATGCTCCATGATCACTCCTGGGCAGGCAGATGTTTCTTACCATTCCTTGTTTGCCAGGGGGTGGCAGCATTCCTTCTCACACTGGCTGGCACAGCAGAAGGAGACGGTGACAACAGGATTCCCTGTTTCAGCCTGTagtccagatgtgctgaactacaactaccatcatcctcagccatgctggcaggggagggggattgtGGGAATTATAGTACAAAAGATACAGACAGAACCAGCTTGGGGGAGGTTGTGCTATGTTAATATACTTGCAGCCCGTTCACAAAGTCACTGTTAGAGCTTCTTAGTGATGGATTTTGGTCACCACAGATTGAAGATGTCACTAGATCCAGCTCCTGATTTAGAACAACACTGGAAATGCTTCATCAGGAACTGGCTATCTGATTAATATCTGTTAATGGATATCTGTTAATACATTTAGATagactcaggtgtgtgtgtgtgtgtgtgtgtgtgtgtgtgtgtgtatatatatatatatatatatatatatggcatgtTAATTGGACCATGGAAATAAAGAGCCTTGCATTTAGCTTTTAAAGTGCTAATTTCCAATGTACTATTCAGTACCTACGTCTTCCATCAGCTTCTACTGAAATCTAATAGCAATAATGGAAGTGCCCAAAATTTGTTATAGCTGAGGAGTGCAATAAAAGGGAAGCCAATTTGTATGAACATTCTTAATACATATGGAAAAGGGCACCCTTTCAGTTATTGGATCAGAGGTCCTGACACAAATGTTCAAGCAAGGTTGGGGAATGGGGCAGTGGAAGAGGAAAAGTCCTCATTTCCTTGGCAAAGTCCTTTCGTTGCCCTCGCcctgtgtgggagggggagagggccacagctcagtggagactcacaggctttgcatgcagtaggttccgggttcaattcccagcacctccagttcgggctgggaaagactcatgCCTGAAagcagctgccaatcagtgtagacagtactgaactagatggaccaatgaacataggtccatctagttctGTATTAGGGGATTCATAGCTCTGTATTAGgggagctttctatgttcctgtgTTTTCTCTTGCTGAGGCAACTAGTCTAATCCCCCTCCCACATCTTTCAAGCCACTCTGGCAGTTTCATTGCCCATCCATGCAGAGtcatgcctccccctcccccccccccatgcttcaATTAAAAGTTCTGTTACCATGCAGCAAAATCTGATTGGCTAAAAGATGGTTTGACATTCTCATACTCACAACATGGATCCCCAATTAGGTGGGATCACACTGGAAAATAGCAgcctttgctttaaaaatgagcCTTGAGCAGTGGCTGCAAACAGCTATAAAcctgtttatatgggggggtgTTGCATTTTTTACACACATGCTTCACCCCAGTCCTAGAAAAAATTACTGTCTGTTGGTGAAAATTCAGAACAGACCTAATCCTACATATTGTGAAATCATAGATAATTCCCACCTTCAAAGTAGTTGTTTTTTTTAGTGGCACTTGAACTTTATGAGTCTTCCATTATTTTCACCACCACGTGGTGAGCAAGGTGAACGTTTCAAAATGGTATGATCAGAAACGTGAGAGGGAGATGCATTGATCAAACCGTTATAGAATTACTCTGTTGGTGCCAATAAAGCTTGTCATGCACAGCTGGGGGAATGCTGTTGGACTACATATCCCATCACcattgggagtgatgggagttgttgtccaccaacatctagagggccacatgttccccacttaTGATGCACGGAGATACCCAGTAGCCAAGGTGATGCTGAAATGAAACCTGAGCAGCCTTCATATGCTTGTGAACCTCCAGTAGCAAGGCCATCAAGCATGTATTCTTGGAGCCAGTACAGATTTTACGTGGCTCCAATGTCCCTCTTGAATATGTTGTGTAACAATGGGCCTCCTGAATTCTGGACTTCCACTATAATTTCCTTTCCTTGCAGTTTCGACGATGCCTTATGCAGCTCTTCTGTGTTCGCCTCCTGAGATTCCAGAGGAGCTTGAAAGACAGACCAGCAATAGGAAATGAAAGACCAATCCGGCCCATAGTCATGTCCCAGAAGGCGAGGGACAGGCCAAAGAAGAAAGTGACTTTCAGCTCTTCCTCAATCATTTTCATTATCACCAGCGACGACACTCAACAAATAGATGACAGTACCAGATACACTGGCACAAGAATAAATGTAATCCAAGTGAAACCACTATAGCAGGCGATATTCAGCAGTTGACTGGATTTGAGTGGACTTCAGCTTACAAAGCTCTTTTGATTTAAAGACTTCTCTTTGTAGCACATATGTGGCATGGTTAAGAAGATAGGCGCCACCTTTGGGATGTGAAATGCGGAGGTAAttctgactgcaatcctatactctcttacctgggagtatgtcctattgaactcagtggggtttacttctgagtaggcatgtatatgattgcagtgTCAGTGACTGGAAGCACTGTAGCATGTTCATTGTGACCATATTGAAAGAGTGACTgaaagatttttgttgttgttttttacttagaatatttatttttccATATCGTGTCTTGATTACCTAGCACTTATTGCACTGTAGTCATACCAGGGAAATAAAAGAGCTTCTCACGTAGGCAATAGTTTCTTCCACAGAGCCTTA
This sequence is a window from Elgaria multicarinata webbii isolate HBS135686 ecotype San Diego chromosome 4, rElgMul1.1.pri, whole genome shotgun sequence. Protein-coding genes within it:
- the OPN3 gene encoding opsin-3, whose amino-acid sequence is MYSGNSSKSSSLEPTPVEQHDLEQQRQEPAASDAGPPFSAGTYELLALLIATIGILGLCNNLLVLVLYAKFKRLRTPTNLFLVNISLSDLLVSLFGVSFTFLSCLRNHWVWDAAGCVWDGFSNSLFGIVSIMTLTVLAYERYIRVVHARVIDFSWSWRAITYIWLYSLAWTGAPLLGWNHYTLEIHGLGCSVDWRSKEPNDSSFVLFFFLGCLVAPVGIMAYCYGHILYAIRMLRCVQDLQAIQVVKILRYEKKVAKMCFLMITTFLICWMPYAMVSLLIAYGYGHIITPTVAIIPSFFAKSSTAYNPVIYIFMSRKFRRCLMQLFCVRLLRFQRSLKDRPAIGNERPIRPIVMSQKARDRPKKKVTFSSSSIIFIITSDDTQQIDDSTRYTGTRINVIQVKPL